A stretch of the Sphingobacterium thalpophilum genome encodes the following:
- a CDS encoding M42 family metallopeptidase, whose protein sequence is MAEKNKKKEPKTAAVVTKDSLLFFEKYINNASPTGFEWDGQRVWLDYLKPYVDETFVDNYGTAVGIINPKAAYKVVIEAHADEISWFVNYITKDGLIYVVRNGGSDHQIAPSKRVNIHTDRGIVKAVFGWPAIHTRAGEKEENPSLKNIFLDCGCSSKEEVEALGVHVGCVITYEDTFSILNDRYYVGRALDNRAGGFMIAEVARLLKENKKKLPFGLYIVNSVQEEIGLRGAEMIADRIKPNVAIVTDVTHDTQTPMINKITQGDLSSGKGPVLSYAPAVQVNLNKLLVQVAEQNNIPFQRQACSRYTGTDTDAFAYSNGGVPSALISLPLRYMHTTVEMVHKEDVDNVIRLIYQTLLHIEDGQDFRTFTK, encoded by the coding sequence ATGGCTGAAAAGAATAAGAAAAAAGAACCAAAAACGGCTGCTGTCGTAACAAAAGATTCGCTTTTATTTTTCGAAAAATATATAAACAATGCTTCGCCCACCGGATTTGAGTGGGATGGACAGCGTGTGTGGCTGGATTATCTAAAGCCATATGTCGACGAGACGTTTGTAGACAATTATGGCACTGCTGTCGGTATAATCAATCCGAAAGCTGCTTATAAAGTGGTTATTGAGGCGCATGCGGATGAGATTTCTTGGTTTGTGAACTACATTACCAAAGACGGTTTGATCTACGTGGTGCGTAACGGAGGCTCAGATCATCAGATTGCACCGTCCAAGCGTGTCAACATCCATACTGATAGGGGTATTGTGAAGGCTGTGTTTGGCTGGCCTGCCATTCACACACGTGCTGGCGAGAAAGAAGAAAACCCTTCTTTGAAAAATATATTTTTGGACTGTGGCTGCAGCTCAAAGGAAGAAGTGGAGGCACTCGGGGTTCATGTGGGCTGTGTCATTACTTACGAGGACACATTCTCTATTCTGAATGATCGTTATTATGTCGGTCGGGCACTGGACAACCGCGCTGGCGGTTTTATGATCGCGGAGGTAGCCCGCCTGCTGAAAGAAAATAAAAAGAAATTGCCGTTTGGATTATATATCGTAAATTCGGTGCAGGAAGAGATCGGATTGCGGGGAGCTGAGATGATTGCCGACCGTATCAAACCTAATGTGGCTATTGTGACGGATGTAACGCACGATACGCAGACACCGATGATTAATAAAATCACACAGGGAGATTTATCTTCCGGAAAGGGGCCTGTATTGTCGTATGCGCCAGCGGTACAGGTTAATTTAAACAAATTGCTGGTCCAGGTGGCTGAGCAAAATAATATTCCTTTCCAGCGTCAGGCCTGTTCGCGGTATACGGGTACAGACACGGATGCCTTTGCATACAGCAACGGGGGGGTGCCTTCGGCGTTGATTTCGCTACCTCTACGATATATGCATACAACGGTAGAAATGGTGCATAAAGAGGATGTTGACAATGTGATCCGTCTGATTTATCAAACTTTACTGCATATCGAAGATGGACAGGACTTTAGAACTTTTACAAAATAA
- a CDS encoding efflux RND transporter permease subunit codes for MKITEISIKRPSIIIVLFIILTLGGLFSYTQLGYELVPKFEINVITVQTVYPGASPAEVESSVTKKIEDAISSLESIKKVESTSLEGVSIVMITLNNGADVNFLLTDAQRKINAVINDLPDDVETPSLSKFSLDDVAIMSLAVTSNLSEKELYDLLDNKIQPVFARINGVAKVDMVGGEEREIQISVDPKKIEGYGLSIAQVQQTVAASNLDFPTGNVSTRDNRTTIRLSGKVTSIEELRNLPIMTPAGVQIYLRDIADVQDGIKEIEKVARLDRQNTILLQVFKQSDANAVAVSEAVKKTITQVEKDYTNNNIKILVANDSTDFTLNAADNVIHDLMIAIALVGFIMLFFLQSLRNAAITMVAIPLSLIATFIGLLLMGYTLNLMSLLGLSLVVGILVDDAIVVIENIHRHMEMGKNKVRAAYDGASEIGFTVTAITLVIVVVFLPIAMSTGLVANILAQFCVTVIISTMLSLLVSFTVVPWLYSRFGKLEHLSKSSLFGRIIHGFESGLTSFTHWVGGLLVWALKTRMTKLATLGIAVGLLVASFMLIAKGYIGSDFFPGIDRKEFFIQLELEKDASLEKTNLLTQKAEAYIKSKPEVKEIITTVGQSSDGMASTTGSRYKSEIHVIMDKENFEGNSQVYSATLKRELENKLIGAKIKTVNVGIMGAEQAPLKLTIIGASVEDAQEFAEKAADQLRKIPGAAGVKLTSESGNPEINVKIDRDKMTSLGLNVSTVGMTMQTAFSGNTDNKFRAGDNEYDINIRYSENGRANIDNVRDLKFINNQGASISLEQFAAITYGSGPTLLERRDKSPAVSIQGQVIGRPMGTVAQEWQAQFEKLPRKPGIVFIWGGNMENQTEGFGTLGIALLASIILVYLVMVALYDSFITPFVVLFSIPLSFIGALLFLALGNQTLNIFTILGIIMLIGLVAKNAIMLVDFANHRKEAGDNTHDALVAANHARLRPILMTTIAMVFGMIPIAIATGDGADMNRGLAIVIIGGLLSSLFLTLVVVPVVYSIFDSLQRRFGKKEKTDYEALMVEDYDHVDVAEH; via the coding sequence ATGAAAATTACCGAAATATCGATAAAACGTCCCAGTATAATCATCGTATTATTTATAATACTTACATTAGGTGGGTTGTTTTCTTATACCCAGCTGGGGTACGAGTTGGTCCCTAAGTTTGAGATCAACGTAATCACGGTGCAGACGGTCTATCCGGGGGCGTCTCCGGCGGAGGTTGAGAGTTCTGTTACCAAAAAAATTGAGGACGCCATCTCCTCTCTTGAAAGTATCAAAAAGGTTGAGTCCACATCGCTAGAGGGAGTGTCCATCGTTATGATTACCCTCAATAACGGTGCGGATGTCAACTTCTTGCTTACCGACGCCCAGCGAAAGATCAATGCGGTCATCAACGATCTTCCGGATGACGTAGAAACGCCTTCGCTGTCCAAATTCTCTTTGGATGATGTGGCCATCATGAGTTTGGCAGTAACGTCAAACTTGTCGGAAAAAGAGCTGTATGACCTATTGGACAACAAAATTCAGCCTGTATTTGCGCGTATCAATGGTGTTGCCAAAGTGGATATGGTGGGTGGTGAGGAACGGGAGATCCAGATTTCTGTTGATCCCAAGAAAATTGAGGGCTACGGTCTCTCCATTGCGCAGGTGCAACAGACTGTTGCAGCCTCCAACCTGGACTTTCCAACGGGAAATGTCAGTACACGCGACAATAGAACAACCATCCGCCTTTCAGGTAAGGTGACTTCTATTGAGGAATTACGTAACCTGCCGATCATGACACCTGCAGGTGTGCAGATCTATCTGCGCGATATTGCAGACGTTCAGGATGGTATCAAGGAGATTGAAAAGGTAGCGCGTTTAGACCGTCAGAACACCATCCTGTTACAGGTTTTCAAACAATCTGATGCAAATGCAGTGGCAGTGTCGGAAGCAGTCAAGAAAACGATCACGCAAGTAGAAAAGGACTATACCAACAATAATATCAAGATCTTGGTAGCGAATGATTCGACGGACTTTACGTTGAATGCTGCGGATAATGTAATCCACGACTTAATGATCGCTATTGCATTGGTTGGTTTCATTATGCTGTTTTTCTTGCAGAGTCTGCGTAATGCGGCGATCACGATGGTGGCGATCCCATTATCATTAATCGCAACGTTTATCGGCTTGTTGCTGATGGGGTATACTTTAAATCTGATGTCCTTATTGGGGCTATCACTGGTGGTCGGTATTTTAGTGGATGATGCGATCGTTGTGATCGAAAACATCCACCGCCATATGGAGATGGGCAAAAATAAAGTGCGGGCCGCTTATGACGGCGCATCGGAAATTGGGTTTACCGTAACGGCCATCACTCTGGTTATCGTCGTTGTATTTTTGCCGATAGCGATGTCCACAGGGCTTGTTGCAAACATCCTTGCCCAGTTCTGCGTCACGGTGATTATTTCCACGATGCTATCTCTATTGGTATCTTTTACAGTGGTTCCTTGGTTGTACTCGCGTTTTGGAAAACTGGAGCACTTAAGCAAATCTTCGCTCTTCGGCCGCATTATCCATGGTTTTGAAAGTGGTCTAACCAGTTTTACCCACTGGGTGGGTGGCCTGTTGGTCTGGGCACTAAAAACCCGTATGACCAAGCTGGCGACTCTGGGTATAGCGGTAGGCTTGCTTGTGGCGTCCTTTATGCTGATTGCCAAAGGCTATATCGGTTCGGATTTCTTCCCGGGGATAGACCGTAAAGAGTTCTTTATCCAGCTTGAACTGGAAAAAGATGCTTCGTTGGAAAAGACGAACTTGCTGACGCAGAAAGCAGAAGCATATATCAAGTCCAAGCCCGAAGTTAAAGAAATCATCACTACAGTAGGTCAGTCCTCGGATGGTATGGCTTCGACCACGGGATCGCGGTACAAATCCGAAATTCATGTCATCATGGATAAGGAAAACTTTGAAGGCAATTCGCAGGTCTACTCCGCAACTTTAAAGCGTGAGCTTGAAAATAAACTGATAGGAGCTAAAATCAAAACTGTCAATGTCGGTATTATGGGTGCGGAGCAAGCGCCTCTTAAATTGACTATTATCGGAGCATCGGTAGAAGATGCACAGGAGTTTGCAGAGAAAGCGGCAGATCAGCTCCGCAAGATTCCTGGAGCCGCAGGTGTGAAGCTGACTTCTGAATCCGGCAACCCTGAGATCAATGTGAAGATCGACCGGGATAAAATGACTTCCCTTGGGCTCAATGTCTCAACAGTCGGGATGACCATGCAGACGGCCTTTTCCGGAAATACAGATAATAAGTTCCGGGCCGGTGACAATGAATATGACATTAATATTCGATATAGCGAAAACGGGCGTGCCAATATTGATAATGTGCGCGATCTGAAATTTATTAATAATCAGGGGGCATCGATTTCTCTTGAGCAGTTTGCGGCAATAACGTACGGTTCAGGGCCGACCTTATTAGAACGGCGTGACAAGTCTCCGGCGGTATCTATACAGGGGCAGGTGATTGGTAGACCGATGGGAACGGTCGCGCAGGAATGGCAGGCACAGTTTGAAAAGCTTCCTCGCAAACCGGGAATCGTGTTTATCTGGGGTGGTAATATGGAAAACCAAACCGAAGGTTTCGGTACGCTGGGTATCGCCCTGTTGGCGTCCATCATCCTTGTTTACCTGGTGATGGTTGCATTATACGATAGTTTTATCACACCTTTTGTCGTATTGTTTTCCATCCCGTTGTCCTTTATTGGAGCATTGTTATTCCTTGCGCTGGGCAATCAGACACTTAACATCTTCACGATATTAGGTATTATCATGTTGATCGGTCTAGTGGCCAAAAACGCTATCATGCTAGTGGATTTTGCCAACCATCGGAAGGAAGCAGGTGACAATACGCACGATGCGCTCGTCGCCGCAAACCACGCACGTCTACGTCCGATTCTGATGACGACGATAGCCATGGTATTCGGTATGATTCCGATCGCAATTGCGACAGGGGACGGTGCGGATATGAACAGAGGACTGGCCATTGTGATCATTGGCGGTCTGCTCTCATCCCTGTTCCTGACATTGGTGGTAGTGCCTGTGGTGTATTCTATTTTTGATAGTTTGCAACGCCGTTTCGGTAAGAAGGAAAAGACTGATTATGAAGCGCTGATGGTGGAAGATTACGACCACGTTGATGTCGCCGAACATTAG
- a CDS encoding helix-turn-helix domain-containing protein — MKLAIKNMVCNRCIMVVENELTKMGLHIKHISLGQVEIEETLNKDQTDQLAGSFSALGFELIDDRRMVLIEQVKHLVLDLVRKQHNNTNMNLSEIISKQVYHDYNYISNLFSEVEGLTIEKYFIGQKIEYVKELLVYDELTLSEIAYQLNYSSVAYLSNQFKKVTGLTPSHFKHIKENKRKPLDKINGPG; from the coding sequence ATGAAACTTGCTATAAAGAACATGGTCTGCAATAGATGCATTATGGTTGTTGAAAATGAGCTTACCAAAATGGGCCTCCATATTAAACATATATCTTTAGGACAAGTTGAAATTGAAGAAACACTTAATAAGGATCAAACCGATCAGCTGGCAGGCAGCTTTTCTGCCCTAGGCTTTGAACTCATTGATGACAGACGTATGGTACTGATCGAGCAGGTAAAACACCTTGTTCTGGATCTAGTAAGAAAACAGCATAATAATACCAACATGAACTTGTCGGAGATCATCAGCAAACAGGTCTACCATGATTACAATTATATTTCGAATTTATTTTCAGAAGTGGAAGGCTTAACAATTGAAAAGTATTTTATTGGCCAAAAAATAGAGTATGTAAAAGAGTTGCTCGTATACGATGAGCTCACACTGAGTGAAATTGCTTATCAGCTCAACTACTCGAGTGTTGCGTACCTGAGCAATCAGTTTAAAAAAGTGACCGGCCTGACGCCAAGCCATTTTAAACATATAAAGGAAAATAAACGCAAACCACTGGACAAAATCAACGGCCCAGGATAA
- a CDS encoding DUF4954 family protein, translating to MSVLKKRPLEQLGYGFIPSEFLREGQDEYTLRFQQNPRSDYRDLTATEIEQLVANGNWASDWSKIKVSAIFNPNQIQNCKFYGLVRIGNLSPSYLEYRNLQLPIGLYHSTIISSDFGDDVAVHHVGYLSYFIIGNEVLLSQIKEMETGSTAKFGNGILRDGEEPGKRIQLELCNENGARSVYPFDGMQAADVYLWTRNRHDVILQKRFEKLTDQKFGTQRGYYSQIGDRCVIKNTFTIKNVKIGTDAYIKGVNKLKNVTVNSSQESYTQIGEGCELVNGIIGYGCRIFYGVKAVRFILASYSQLKYGARLINSYLGDNSTISCCEVLNSLIFPAHEQHHNNSFLCAALVMGQSNMAAGATVGSNHNSRAADGEIIAGRGFWPGLCVSLKHNSRFASYCLIVKGDFLYELDIQLPFTLVSNDVQHDRLVLIPGYWFMYNMYALVRNANKYEARDNRHFKNQYFEYDMLAPDTVNEMFAGLDILALAVADTLNPGVQGTRAERIEAGRKLLAKPADLKDKTIIWTDAENSRRPTVIQKVGEAYQLYCSFIKYYGTLHLMDALEEGHSLSAILKDLVDGKRTEWENIGGQLIESGALQQLLEDIRSEKMSTWDDIHELYHEKSKEYPSDKRRHALLSLVEILTLEGLELSEDKIVHLLNQALEHRIWIGEQIYKSRAKDYKNPFKNMVYANDEERDIVVGKLEENSFIKQQQKELEIFKIRVANLKGQF from the coding sequence ATGAGTGTATTAAAAAAGAGACCTTTGGAACAACTGGGATATGGGTTTATCCCAAGTGAGTTTCTTCGTGAGGGGCAGGACGAGTATACGTTGCGTTTTCAGCAAAATCCGCGCAGTGATTACAGAGATCTCACTGCAACAGAAATCGAGCAGCTTGTAGCCAATGGCAATTGGGCGAGCGACTGGTCTAAAATTAAAGTGTCAGCAATTTTTAACCCCAATCAAATTCAGAACTGTAAATTTTACGGCCTGGTGCGTATTGGCAACCTCAGTCCAAGTTATTTGGAATACCGTAACTTACAGCTTCCTATAGGGCTGTATCACTCGACCATTATTAGTTCGGACTTCGGTGATGACGTCGCTGTTCACCATGTAGGTTACCTGTCTTACTTCATTATCGGTAATGAAGTATTACTGAGCCAGATCAAGGAGATGGAAACTGGTAGTACTGCCAAGTTTGGAAACGGAATTTTGCGTGACGGTGAGGAACCCGGAAAACGGATACAGCTGGAGCTTTGCAATGAAAACGGAGCTCGGTCTGTTTACCCATTTGACGGGATGCAGGCAGCTGATGTTTATTTATGGACCCGCAATCGGCATGATGTTATACTGCAGAAACGATTTGAGAAACTGACCGATCAGAAATTTGGTACCCAGCGTGGTTATTACAGTCAGATCGGCGACCGCTGCGTGATCAAGAACACATTTACCATCAAAAACGTTAAGATCGGAACTGATGCGTATATCAAAGGGGTCAATAAATTAAAAAATGTTACGGTCAACTCTTCGCAGGAATCCTATACACAGATCGGAGAAGGATGTGAGCTGGTCAACGGTATCATCGGTTACGGCTGCCGTATTTTTTATGGGGTCAAAGCGGTGCGTTTTATCCTGGCTTCCTATTCGCAGCTCAAGTACGGCGCCCGTTTGATTAATTCTTATCTGGGTGACAATTCGACCATCTCGTGCTGTGAGGTTTTAAATTCACTGATTTTTCCTGCGCATGAGCAGCATCACAATAACTCATTTTTGTGCGCTGCGCTGGTCATGGGGCAAAGCAATATGGCTGCTGGCGCAACAGTGGGATCCAATCACAATTCAAGGGCCGCAGATGGGGAGATTATAGCAGGTAGGGGCTTTTGGCCCGGGCTCTGTGTCAGTCTTAAGCATAATTCGCGATTTGCATCGTATTGTCTTATTGTAAAAGGGGATTTTCTATACGAACTTGATATTCAGTTGCCGTTTACATTAGTTAGCAACGATGTGCAGCATGATAGGCTGGTGTTGATCCCCGGTTATTGGTTTATGTACAATATGTACGCCTTGGTACGTAATGCGAATAAATATGAGGCGCGTGACAACAGGCATTTCAAAAATCAGTATTTCGAATATGATATGCTGGCTCCAGATACCGTCAATGAAATGTTTGCCGGACTCGATATCTTAGCTCTTGCCGTGGCCGATACCCTGAACCCGGGAGTACAGGGCACCCGGGCTGAACGGATTGAAGCAGGGCGTAAACTGCTCGCTAAACCGGCTGATCTAAAAGATAAAACGATTATTTGGACCGATGCTGAGAACTCCCGGCGGCCTACTGTCATTCAAAAAGTGGGGGAAGCGTACCAGCTCTACTGTTCTTTTATCAAGTACTATGGCACATTGCACCTGATGGATGCGCTGGAAGAGGGTCATTCGCTTAGTGCTATTCTAAAGGATCTTGTGGACGGCAAGCGTACAGAGTGGGAAAACATCGGTGGTCAGCTTATCGAAAGCGGCGCGCTGCAGCAGCTGCTTGAAGATATCAGATCCGAAAAGATGAGTACATGGGATGATATCCATGAATTGTACCACGAAAAAAGTAAAGAATATCCGTCTGATAAACGCAGACATGCACTCCTGTCTTTGGTTGAGATATTGACTCTTGAAGGTCTTGAATTATCTGAAGATAAAATCGTACATTTGTTGAATCAGGCTTTGGAACATCGTATTTGGATAGGCGAGCAGATTTATAAATCGCGGGCTAAGGATTATAAAAATCCGTTCAAAAATATGGTATATGCCAATGACGAGGAACGCGATATCGTCGTTGGAAAGCTGGAAGAGAATTCTTTTATCAAACAGCAGCAAAAGGAACTGGAGATATTTAAGATAAGGGTTGCTAATTTGAAAGGGCAATTTTAA
- the glmS gene encoding glutamine--fructose-6-phosphate transaminase (isomerizing) translates to MCGIVGYTGYRQAYGIVIDGLKKLEYRGYDSAGVALHKGEQIDVYKKTGKVANLEEFVYGQDLQSTTGIGHTRWATHGEPSDRNAHPHYSNSGRIAMIHNGIIENYASLKAELINKGYHFKSDTDTEVLVNFIEEIQLQNNCTLEEAIRIALKRVVGAYVILVLEAGYPDRIIAARKGSPLVIGIGKNEHFLGSDASPMLAYTKEVVYINDYELAIITPDELILKNLGNERITPYIQKLDMELSAIEKGGYDHFMLKEIFEQPHTIYDSMRGRLDLQSNQIILSGIEKYAQEISSTNRIVIVACGTSWHAGLIAEYIIEELCRINVEVEYASEFRYRNPVIHPGDVILAISQSGETADTLVALENAKKQGAIILGVVNVVGSSIARLSDAGAYTHAGPEIGVASTKAFTAQLTVLNLIALKIAALKGTIDENRFKELSQELHDVPQKVEWILDTQIDKIQQIAKKYKNARDFLFLGRGYNFPVALEGALKLKEISYIHAEGYPAAEMKHGPIALVDENLPVVFVATKDAYHEKIVSNIQEIKARKGKIISVVTKGDAVSENLSDDFMEIPEADEIIAPLISVVPLQLLSYYIGVELGLDVDKPRNLAKSVTVE, encoded by the coding sequence ATGTGTGGAATTGTAGGATACACAGGTTACCGTCAGGCGTATGGTATCGTCATTGATGGATTAAAGAAATTAGAATACCGCGGTTACGATAGTGCCGGAGTTGCTCTGCACAAAGGTGAACAGATTGATGTTTACAAGAAAACAGGAAAAGTAGCGAATTTAGAGGAATTCGTATATGGTCAGGATCTCCAGTCCACGACCGGTATAGGCCATACCCGATGGGCTACACATGGAGAGCCATCGGACCGAAACGCTCACCCACATTATTCTAACAGCGGCCGCATTGCGATGATTCATAATGGTATTATCGAGAACTACGCGTCGTTAAAGGCTGAGCTCATCAACAAAGGTTATCATTTTAAGAGCGATACCGATACCGAAGTTCTGGTGAATTTTATTGAGGAAATCCAGTTACAGAACAACTGTACATTGGAAGAGGCCATCCGCATAGCTCTTAAAAGAGTAGTAGGTGCATATGTTATTCTTGTTCTTGAAGCGGGCTACCCGGACCGTATCATTGCAGCGAGAAAGGGGAGTCCATTGGTGATCGGAATAGGTAAAAATGAGCATTTTCTCGGTTCTGACGCTTCGCCGATGCTGGCTTATACCAAGGAGGTTGTTTATATTAATGACTACGAACTTGCGATTATTACACCGGATGAGTTAATTCTCAAAAATCTGGGAAATGAGCGGATTACACCTTATATCCAGAAGTTGGACATGGAACTGTCTGCAATCGAAAAGGGTGGTTACGATCACTTTATGCTCAAGGAAATTTTCGAACAGCCTCATACAATATATGATTCCATGCGCGGCCGTCTGGATTTGCAGTCCAATCAGATTATTTTGAGTGGCATAGAGAAGTATGCACAAGAGATAAGCAGTACCAACCGTATTGTCATTGTTGCTTGCGGCACGAGCTGGCATGCCGGACTTATTGCTGAATACATTATTGAAGAATTATGTCGTATCAATGTTGAAGTGGAGTATGCTTCGGAGTTCCGCTACCGGAATCCTGTGATTCATCCGGGAGATGTCATTTTGGCCATCTCACAGAGTGGTGAGACTGCTGATACATTGGTTGCTCTGGAAAATGCGAAAAAACAGGGGGCCATTATTCTTGGTGTTGTCAATGTGGTCGGATCTTCGATTGCAAGGTTGTCTGATGCTGGCGCTTATACCCATGCTGGACCAGAAATAGGAGTGGCCAGCACCAAAGCATTTACGGCGCAGCTGACCGTTCTGAATTTAATCGCATTAAAGATTGCAGCGTTAAAAGGCACGATTGATGAAAACCGTTTCAAGGAATTGTCTCAGGAACTGCATGATGTGCCACAAAAGGTAGAGTGGATATTGGATACGCAGATCGATAAAATTCAGCAAATAGCAAAAAAATACAAAAACGCTCGTGACTTTTTATTTCTCGGTAGAGGGTACAATTTCCCCGTTGCGTTGGAAGGAGCGCTTAAATTAAAAGAAATCTCCTATATTCATGCCGAAGGTTATCCCGCGGCTGAAATGAAACATGGTCCAATTGCTTTGGTAGATGAAAACCTGCCGGTGGTGTTTGTCGCCACCAAGGATGCCTACCATGAAAAGATCGTTTCCAATATACAGGAGATTAAGGCACGGAAAGGAAAGATTATTTCTGTTGTGACGAAAGGTGATGCTGTTTCCGAAAATTTATCGGACGATTTCATGGAGATCCCTGAGGCCGATGAGATCATTGCTCCATTAATCTCGGTAGTGCCATTGCAATTGCTTTCTTACTATATCGGGGTTGAGTTGGGACTAGACGTAGACAAACCACGAAATCTCGCTAAATCAGTAACCGTAGAGTAG
- a CDS encoding DUF3467 domain-containing protein, with translation MENNQNQNELSIELTEEVAEGIYSNLAIITHSNTEFVVDFIRVMPGVPKAKVKSRIVLTPEHAKRLLGALVDNVNRFEALNGPIKLDAGVAEQPQQGGDPTVAFPFGTPQGQA, from the coding sequence ATGGAAAATAACCAAAATCAAAACGAATTGAGCATTGAGCTGACAGAAGAAGTAGCGGAAGGAATCTACTCAAATCTTGCGATTATCACTCACTCTAATACAGAATTTGTGGTTGACTTTATCCGTGTGATGCCAGGAGTGCCAAAAGCAAAAGTGAAATCAAGAATCGTTTTGACTCCAGAGCACGCAAAACGTCTTTTGGGTGCATTGGTTGACAACGTGAACCGTTTTGAAGCATTGAACGGTCCAATCAAACTAGATGCAGGTGTTGCCGAGCAGCCACAGCAAGGTGGTGATCCTACGGTAGCATTTCCTTTCGGAACTCCTCAAGGTCAAGCATAA
- the lgt gene encoding prolipoprotein diacylglyceryl transferase — protein MNFIPSAIHWNIDPEMFNFGTFALRYYALCWLLAFFISYVIMLRIFKKEGRTQEQLDQLSIYIFLGTLIGARLGHCLFYDFDYYKDHILEIFLPFKWDKTGFHVTGFAGLASHGGAIGILVALYLFCRKTKTDFLWLADRLVVVVPIAGALIRIGNFFNSEMVGTPSDLPWAIVFERHDNIPRHPGQLYEAVAYIIIFLIITSLFKSNANRKKGWLFGVFMVLLFGARMVLEHFKIDQEPWEQSMFLNMGQLLSVPFILVGLYFIFRKSKA, from the coding sequence ATGAATTTTATACCAAGTGCCATACACTGGAATATTGATCCCGAGATGTTCAACTTCGGGACGTTCGCCCTGCGTTATTATGCCTTATGCTGGCTCCTGGCGTTCTTTATTTCCTATGTAATTATGCTGCGCATTTTCAAAAAAGAAGGACGTACGCAGGAACAGCTGGACCAGCTTTCTATTTATATCTTCCTGGGCACTTTAATCGGCGCCCGCCTTGGACATTGTCTGTTTTATGATTTTGATTATTATAAAGACCATATCTTAGAGATCTTCCTTCCCTTTAAATGGGATAAAACAGGTTTCCACGTGACCGGATTTGCGGGACTCGCATCCCACGGTGGCGCCATCGGTATCCTTGTGGCCCTTTATCTATTCTGCCGTAAGACCAAAACAGATTTTTTATGGCTGGCAGACCGATTGGTAGTCGTAGTCCCGATTGCGGGCGCTTTAATACGTATTGGGAACTTTTTCAATTCCGAAATGGTAGGCACTCCTTCAGATCTTCCCTGGGCAATCGTTTTCGAACGCCATGACAACATTCCACGACATCCCGGACAGCTTTATGAGGCTGTCGCCTATATCATTATATTTCTTATCATCACCTCATTGTTTAAGTCAAACGCCAACCGTAAAAAAGGCTGGCTGTTCGGAGTATTCATGGTCTTGTTGTTTGGTGCACGCATGGTGCTTGAGCACTTTAAAATCGATCAGGAACCTTGGGAGCAAAGCATGTTTTTAAATATGGGTCAGCTATTGAGTGTACCCTTTATTTTGGTGGGTCTCTATTTTATCTTTCGCAAATCAAAAGCTTAA